One Elephas maximus indicus isolate mEleMax1 chromosome 18, mEleMax1 primary haplotype, whole genome shotgun sequence genomic region harbors:
- the C18H21orf62 gene encoding uncharacterized protein C21orf62 homolog: MQERHEHAAPTETKMAPPSRRCLLLVIALGILAFGHFTKGQKNSTLIFTKENTIRNCSCSADIRDCDYSLANLVCSCKTILPLSAEKTSYHGHLTIWFTDTSALGLLLNFTLVQDLKLSLCSTNTLPPEYLAIWGLKRLRINAEAKHPLPEQSLLIHSGGESKSKEKPVSLHKDWPTCMYISFLDMALFNRESSLKSYSIANVASTANNFPYFPYFKSVPIPSNKSYVVTFIY, encoded by the coding sequence ATGCAGGAGAGACACGAACACGCTGCCCCCACTGAGACAAAAATGGCACCACCTTCCAggcgctgtctcctgctggtcatTGCCCTGGGCATCCTTGCATTCGGCCACTTCACGAAAGGTCAGAAGAACAGCACTCTGATCTTCACAAAGGAAAACACCATTCGGAACTGCAGCTGCTCTGCAGACATCCGGGACTGTGACTACAGCTTGGCCAACCTGGTGTGCAGCTGTAAAACCATCCTGCCCCTCTCCGCAGAGAAGACCAGCTACCATGGCCATCTCACCATCTGGTTCACAGATACGTCTGCGCTGGGCCTCCTGCTGAACTTCACCCTGGTCCAGGACCTAAAGCTTTCTCTGTGCAGTACAAACACTCTCCCCCCTGAATACCTGGCTATTTGGGGTCTGAAGAGGCTTCGCATCAACGCAGAAGCCAAGCATCCGTTACCAGAGCAGAGTTTACTCATCCACAGCGGTGGAGAGAGCAAATCCAAAGAGAAGCCCGTGTCCTTGCACAAAGACTGGCCAACATGTATGTATATCTCATTCTTAGACATGGCTCTTTTCAACAGGGAATCGTCCTTAAAGTCATACAGTATTGCAAACGTTGCCAGCACCGCCAACAACTTTCCCtactttccttactttaaatccGTCCCAATTCCAAGCAACAAAAGCTATGTTGTCACCTTCATTTACTAA